In the genome of Natronorubrum aibiense, the window CCGCAGACGTTTTTGCCATTGCAGCGTCCCGAGTTGCCGCTCGAGCGATTACAGACGTCGCGAAGCTACGAAAACACCTTTAAAACGGATACAGTCGACGCCACTCTCTACTGCGTACACTGAAAAGAAGAATACACCTGCAGTCGGTGAGGGCTTACTGTTCGTCCAATAACACGGTGACCGGCCGTGTCGACTCGAGCAGCACCGACTGGGTGACGCTCCCGAACAGCATTTTCCCGGCGGCACTCTTCTTTCGACCGCTCATGATGATGTTGTCGGCGTCGATCTCGTCGGCGACAGCGAGAATCTGCTCGATGATGTCACCTCGTTCCAGTCGCGTTTCCACCTCGACCCCAGCGTCGGCAAGCAGTTCGTACGCGACGGTCGTGCTGTCGGGGAGTTCCGGCTCAGCTCGCCCTTCGTCCCGTTGTGATTCGAACTCCTGTAACCAGGGTTGCTTGGTGGAGGCGGACACGTTCAGTAGGATGACCGCTTTCTCCGACGGCTCACCGGGAAGGTCCCTGACGATCTCTGCCGCTCGTTTTGCCCGTGTTTCGCTCTCATCGATCGGGAGCAAAATCGTGTGCATAGGTGACACTCGAGTTACCGTTACTTAATCATTTGGGCGACCGACAGCCGTCCGTGACCGACCCCGAGTCAGATCGCACAGATCAGCAGCCGGATACGTCGAGGTATGTGATTGATTCTCCAGTAAACCGATAACAAGACTTTAGAATATTGGCACTCATGGTCATACCAATGTTCGACAAAAACGAGCTCGAGGGGATTCGCGAGCAACAGGACCAGTGGGAAGAAGAGACACGTGATCCCGTGCTCGAGCGCCACGGGGAACGGAAAGACCGCTTTGCGACGATTTCGAACCACGAAGTCGATCGGCTCTACACACCGGATGACATCGCCGATCTCGATTTCGAAGACGATCTCGGATTTCCCGGTGAGCCACCGTACACGCGCGGCCCGTATCCGACGATGTACCGCGGACGGACGTGGACGATGCGGCAGTTCGCCGGCTTCGGCACGGCTGAAGAGACCAACGAGCGCTTTCATTACCTGATCGACGAGGGCCAAACCGGTCTCTCGACGGCCTTCGACATGCCGTCGCTGATGGGGATCGACTCGGACCATCCGATGAGCGAAGGCGAAGTCGGCAAAGAGGGCGTCGCCGTCGACACGCTCGCCGATATGGAGGTTCTCTTCGACGGGATCGATATCGGCGAAGTCTCGACGTCGTTCACGATCAACCCGTCGGCGGCCGTCATCTACGCGATGTATATCGCCCTGGCCGACCAGCAGGGCGTTCCTCGGGATAAAGTGCGCGGCACGCTCCAGAACGACATGCTCAAAGAGTTCATCGCTCAGAAGGAGTGGGTGATTCCGCCGAGTCCCTCGCTGAAGATCGTCACCGACACGATCGAGTTCGCCGTCGACGAGACGCCGAAGTTCCACCCCGTCTCCATCTCGGGCTATCACATCCGCGAAGCCGGCTCGACGGCTGCCCAAGAGGCCGCTTTCACACTCGCTGACGGCTTCGCCTACGTCGAGGACTGTCTCGACCGCGGCCTCGACGTCGACGACTTCGCTCCCCTCCTCTCGTTTTTCTTCAACTCCCACAACTCCATTTTCGAAGAGATCGCCAAGTTCCGCGCCTCCCGCCGCGTGTACGCCCGCGTAATGGAAGACTGGTACGGTGCCGAACAGCCCGAATCGAAACGGCTGAAGTTCCACACCCAGACGGCCGGGCAGTCGCTGACCGCCCAGCAGCCGCTGAACAACATCGCTCGTGTCACCATTCAGGCACTCGCGGGCGTCCTCGGTGGCACGCAGTCGCTGCACACGAACAGCTTCGACGAAGCGCTGGCGCTACCAAGCGAGAAGGCAGTCCGTGTCGCACTGCGAACCCAACAAATCATCGCCGACGAATCCGGCGCGGCCGATATCGTCGACCCGATGGGCGGCAGCTACGCCATCGAAAAACTCACCAACGAGATGGAAGCCGAGATCATGGGCTACATCGAGGAGATCAAAGAGATCGGCGACGGCTCCGTCCGCGACGGCGTCCTCGACGGCATCGATCAGGGCTACTTCCAGCGCGAAATTCAGGAGTCGAGCTACGAGTACCAACAGCGCGTCGAACGCGGCGAGGAGGTCGTCGTCGGCGTCAACAAATACACCATCGAGGAGGACACCTCCCCAGAGATCCTCCAGATCGACGAAACGACGCGCGACCGCCAACTCGAGCGACTCGAGCGGGTCAAAGACGAGCGTGACGACGAGGAAGTCGAGGCCACCCTCGAGGCGCTGTCGGATGCGATCGACTCCGAGGAGAACGTCATGCCGTACATCATCGACGCCGTCAAAGCCTACGTGACGATGGGCGAGATCATGCAAGTCTTCGAAGACCACCACGGCGCCTACCAAGAAGAGCTCAGTCCTGTCTAATCCAGCGTTGCATTCGCCCCTGTAGTCGCCGCGCTACTCGCTTGCCGTGTCTTCGGGCTCGAGCACGTACGTACACTCCGTATACGTCTCCTCACCGATCGTGATCGGTTCCGTTGTGGCCTGTTCGAAGCCGAACCCGCGGTAGAACGCGTTCCCCGGCTCGTTGGCCTCGAGAACCATCGCGTTGAGCCGCTCGACGCCCTGCTCGACCAACCGATCGCGTGTCGCCTCGAGTAACTGCCGACCGAGGCCCTCGTTGCGATGGTCCGGCGCGACGTAGACCCGGAGAATGTTCCCTTCGTTGTCGTCGGGGTCCCAGACAGCGTGGGCAAAGCCAACGACCTCGTCGTCACGTTCGGCGACCAGCATGAGTGCGCGCGACCAGATAATCGAGTCTCGAACGAGGTCGTCCGAGTACCACTCGTCGAATCCTTCCTGAATTGATTCCCGGCTCAGGATATCCGGGTAGTCTTCGGTCCACGAGGAGCGGGCGACGTGTTGGATCGCATTGACATCATCGGGGGTGGCAGCGCGTACTGTCATATGCTGACAAGCACCTATGTCGAATTAACATTTGTGCCCCGCAGACGTATGCGTGGGGACGACGCACCACGAATTTCGATAGAATCATACCCCCTCCAGCGAAACGCGAATGTATGAGTGCTGACAGCGAACAGCGGAGTATCCGTTGTATGGTAGCGAAAGTAGGACTCGACGGCCACGACCGTGGCGCACACGTGATTGCCCGTGCGTTCCGTGATGCCGGTTTCGAAGTCATCTACTCCGGTCTGCACAAATCCCCCGACGACGTCGTGCAGGCAGCCGTCCAAGAGGACGTCGACGTTCTCGGCATCTCGATTCTCTCGGGCGCTCACGACACGCTCGTCCCGAAAATCATGGACGGCCTCGATGAGTACGGTGCGAAAGCGGATACGCTCGTCCTCGCCGGCGGCGTTATTCCAGAGGAAGACCGAGCGGAACTCAAAGACGAGGGCGTCGCAGCGATCTTCGGCCCCGGAACGTCGATCGAAGAGACGATCGACTTCGTCCGCGAGAACGCGCCCGAGCGATGACCGCCGACACCGACCGACTGCTCGAGGACCTGCTCGAGGGCGACCACCGTGCACTGGCGCGGGTTATCACGAAGATCGAAAACCGATCGCCGGGGTACCGAGAGCTCGTGTCGGCGCTGCACACCCACACTGGCAGTGCGGACGTGATCGGCATCACCGGCTCGCCCGGCGCAGGTAAGTCGACGCTCGTCGACAAGATCGCAAAGACCTACCGCGACCGCGGACAGACCGTCGGCGTCATCGCCATCGACCCGTCCTCGCCGTTCAGCGGCGGCTCCGTGCTGGGTGACCGCATTCGGATGGCCTCGACCGTCGGCGACATGGACGTCTTCTTCCGCTCGATGTCCGCCCGTGGCTCACTCGGCGGCCTCTCGACGGCGACAACCGACGCCGTGCGCGCACTCGACGCCTTCGGCAAGGACAAGATCATCATCGAAACCGTCGGGGCCGGACAGAACGAAGTCGACATCGTCAAAACCGCCGACACAGTCGCGGTCCTCGTTCCGCCGGGTGGCGGCGACGACATCCAGATGCTCAAAGCCGGCATTCTCGAGATCGCCGACGTCTTCGTCGTCAACAAGGCGGACATGGATGGCGCGGATATGACCGTCAAAGAGCTCCGGGAGATGGTCACGATGGACGACCCGACGCCGCTGGCGGGCCACCACGGCCCGGACGAAACGGCGTCGTTCGGCGAATCCGACGATGCGACCGCCGACTCCGCCGCCGAGACGTGGACGCCACCGATCATCGAGACGATCGCGACCAGCGGCGAGGGCGTCGCCGACTTCCTCGACACCATCGACGACCACGTGACGTGGCTCGAAGACACCGGCGAGCGAGCAGCTCAGGAGCGCACCCGCTACGCCGACGAGATTCGGACGCTCTTTCGCGAAGATACATCCGCACTGCTCGAGGCCGAACTCGAGGCCCGCGGCGGCCTCGACACCTACGTCGATTCGGTCGTCGACGCCGAGACGGACCCGTACACGGTCGCTGCCGAGTTCCTGGAGCCACTCGAGGCGTGTCTTCAAGAGCAGTCGCTGGCGTCGGAGCCGAATGAATCGACCGTAAAACGCGCCGAGTAGCCAGTTCGGAGACCGACACG includes:
- a CDS encoding universal stress protein, which codes for MHTILLPIDESETRAKRAAEIVRDLPGEPSEKAVILLNVSASTKQPWLQEFESQRDEGRAEPELPDSTTVAYELLADAGVEVETRLERGDIIEQILAVADEIDADNIIMSGRKKSAAGKMLFGSVTQSVLLESTRPVTVLLDEQ
- a CDS encoding acyl-CoA mutase large subunit family protein; the protein is MFDKNELEGIREQQDQWEEETRDPVLERHGERKDRFATISNHEVDRLYTPDDIADLDFEDDLGFPGEPPYTRGPYPTMYRGRTWTMRQFAGFGTAEETNERFHYLIDEGQTGLSTAFDMPSLMGIDSDHPMSEGEVGKEGVAVDTLADMEVLFDGIDIGEVSTSFTINPSAAVIYAMYIALADQQGVPRDKVRGTLQNDMLKEFIAQKEWVIPPSPSLKIVTDTIEFAVDETPKFHPVSISGYHIREAGSTAAQEAAFTLADGFAYVEDCLDRGLDVDDFAPLLSFFFNSHNSIFEEIAKFRASRRVYARVMEDWYGAEQPESKRLKFHTQTAGQSLTAQQPLNNIARVTIQALAGVLGGTQSLHTNSFDEALALPSEKAVRVALRTQQIIADESGAADIVDPMGGSYAIEKLTNEMEAEIMGYIEEIKEIGDGSVRDGVLDGIDQGYFQREIQESSYEYQQRVERGEEVVVGVNKYTIEEDTSPEILQIDETTRDRQLERLERVKDERDDEEVEATLEALSDAIDSEENVMPYIIDAVKAYVTMGEIMQVFEDHHGAYQEELSPV
- a CDS encoding GNAT family N-acetyltransferase; this translates as MTVRAATPDDVNAIQHVARSSWTEDYPDILSRESIQEGFDEWYSDDLVRDSIIWSRALMLVAERDDEVVGFAHAVWDPDDNEGNILRVYVAPDHRNEGLGRQLLEATRDRLVEQGVERLNAMVLEANEPGNAFYRGFGFEQATTEPITIGEETYTECTYVLEPEDTASE
- a CDS encoding cobalamin B12-binding domain-containing protein, which gives rise to MSADSEQRSIRCMVAKVGLDGHDRGAHVIARAFRDAGFEVIYSGLHKSPDDVVQAAVQEDVDVLGISILSGAHDTLVPKIMDGLDEYGAKADTLVLAGGVIPEEDRAELKDEGVAAIFGPGTSIEETIDFVRENAPER
- the meaB gene encoding methylmalonyl Co-A mutase-associated GTPase MeaB; amino-acid sequence: MTADTDRLLEDLLEGDHRALARVITKIENRSPGYRELVSALHTHTGSADVIGITGSPGAGKSTLVDKIAKTYRDRGQTVGVIAIDPSSPFSGGSVLGDRIRMASTVGDMDVFFRSMSARGSLGGLSTATTDAVRALDAFGKDKIIIETVGAGQNEVDIVKTADTVAVLVPPGGGDDIQMLKAGILEIADVFVVNKADMDGADMTVKELREMVTMDDPTPLAGHHGPDETASFGESDDATADSAAETWTPPIIETIATSGEGVADFLDTIDDHVTWLEDTGERAAQERTRYADEIRTLFREDTSALLEAELEARGGLDTYVDSVVDAETDPYTVAAEFLEPLEACLQEQSLASEPNESTVKRAE